A region of Larus michahellis chromosome 15, bLarMic1.1, whole genome shotgun sequence DNA encodes the following proteins:
- the FUBP3 gene encoding far upstream element-binding protein 3 isoform X10 produces MAELAQGQSAAPVGIKSEGFVDALHRVRQIAAKIGDIPHLNNSTTLVDPSVYGYGVQKRPLDDGGLRVSGLHGAQIRDTERIGNQLGALVHQRAVITEEFKVPDKMVGFIIGRGGEQISRIQAESGCKIQIAPDSGGMPERPCVLTGTPESIEQAKRLLGQIVDRCRNGPGFHNDVDGNSTIQEILIPASKVGLVIGKGGETIKQLQERTGVKMIMIQDGPLPTGADKPLRITGDAFKVQQAREMVLEIIREKDQADFRGVRNDFSSRMGGGSIEVSVPRFAVGIVIGRNGEMIKKIQNDAGVRIQFKPDDGISSERVAQVMGLPDRCQHAAHIISELILTAQERDGFGNLAVARGRGRGRGDWSVGTPGGMQEITYTVPADKCGLVIGKGGENIKSINQQSGAHVELQRNPPPNTDPGVRIFTIRGVPQQIELARHLIDEKVGGTSMGGPGGFGQSPFSQAPATPHQNGPQAFMTQGWGSTYQTWQQPGQQVPSHAASAASQASSQPDYTMAWAEYYRQQAAYYGQTLGQAQAHSQEQ; encoded by the exons ATGGCGGAGCTGGCGCAGGGGCAGAGCGCAGCGCCCGTGGGGATCAAGTCCGAAGGGTTCGTGGACGCTCTGCACCGGGTCCGGCAG ATTGCTGCTAAAATTGGAGATATTCCTCACTTGAATAACTCTACAACACTTGTGGACCCATCAGTCTACGGTTATGGAGTGCAGAAACGGCCCCTGGATGATGGAG GTCTCCGTGTAAGTGGGCTCCATGGAGCACAGAtaagagacacagagagaa TAGGTAACCAGTTAGGGGCCCTGGTACATCAAAG ggctgtAATAACAGAAGAATTCAAAGTGCCTGATAAAATGGTTGGATTTA TAATCGGCAGGGGAGGTGAACAGATCTCACGGATTCAGGCAGAGTCTGGCTGCAAAATTCAAATTGCTCCAG ACAGCGGTGGGATGCCCGAGAGGCCCTGTGTACTTACCGGGACACCAGAGAGCATTGA ACAAGCAAAACGGCTACTGGGGCAGATTGTAGATCGCTGTCGGAACGGACCTGGTTTTCACAACGATGTTGATGGCAACAGTACGATTCAGGAGATTTTGATCCCGGCATCCAAAGTGGGTCTAGTCATCGGCAAAGGAGGTGAAACAATAAAACAGTTGCAG GAGCGAACAGGTGTGAAAATGATTATGATCCAAGATGGTCCGTTGCCTACTGGAGCAGATAAACCTCTCCGTATTACTGGAGATGCATTTAAAGTACAG CAAGCGAGGGAAATGGTACTGGAGATCATCCGAGAGAAAGATCAGGCAGACTTCCGAGGCGTACGCAATGATTTCAGTTCTAGAATGGGAGGAGGCAGCATAGAG GTCTCTGTGCCCAGGTTTGCTGTTGGAATTGTGAtaggaagaaatggagaaatgatCAAAAAGATTCAGAATGATGCTGGAGTTAGGATTCAATTTAAACCAG ATGATGGGATTAGTTCTGAAAGAGTTGCACAGGTCATGGGGCTTCCTGATAGGTGTCAGCACGCAGCACACATCATCAGTGAGCTCATTCTCACAGCACAG GAACGAGATGGCTTTGGAAATCTGGCTGTCGCCCGAGGAAGAGGTCGTGGCCGTGGGGACTGGAGCGTTGGAACACCTGGGGGGATGCAGGAAATAACCTACACAGTGCCAGCCGATAAGTGTGGTCTCGTTATAGGCAAAG gtgGTGAGAACATCAAGAGCATAAATCAGCAGTCAGGAGCCCATGTTGAGCTCCAGAGAAACCCGCCTCCGAACACAGACCCTGGTGTACGAATATTCACAATCAGAGGAGTTCCCCAGCAAATCGAACTCGCTAGACATCTCATAGATGAGAAAGTTGGT GGTACCAGCATGGGTGGACCTGGAGGATTTGGTCAAAGTCCGTTCAGTCAAGCACCCGCTACGCCTCATCAAAA TGGTCCTCAGGCGTTCATGACGCAAGGTTGGGGCAGTACCTACCAGACGTGGCAGCAGCCTGGACAGCAAGTCCCAA gTCATGCTGCCAGTGCTGCTTCTCAGGCAAGTTCCCAGCCGGATTACACGATGGCTTGGGCAGAGTATTACAGACAGCAGGCTGCCTACTACGGGCAGACACTAGGGCAGGCTCAGGCCCACAGCCAG
- the FUBP3 gene encoding far upstream element-binding protein 3 isoform X12, with protein MAELAQGQSAAPVGIKSEGFVDALHRVRQIAAKIGDIPHLNNSTTLVDPSVYGYGVQKRPLDDGVGNQLGALVHQRAVITEEFKVPDKMVGFIIGRGGEQISRIQAESGCKIQIAPDSGGMPERPCVLTGTPESIEQAKRLLGQIVDRCRNGPGFHNDVDGNSTIQEILIPASKVGLVIGKGGETIKQLQERTGVKMIMIQDGPLPTGADKPLRITGDAFKVQQAREMVLEIIREKDQADFRGVRNDFSSRMGGGSIEVSVPRFAVGIVIGRNGEMIKKIQNDAGVRIQFKPDDGISSERVAQVMGLPDRCQHAAHIISELILTAQERDGFGNLAVARGRGRGRGDWSVGTPGGMQEITYTVPADKCGLVIGKGGENIKSINQQSGAHVELQRNPPPNTDPGVRIFTIRGVPQQIELARHLIDEKVGGTSMGGPGGFGQSPFSQAPATPHQNGPQAFMTQGWGSTYQTWQQPGQQVPSHAASAASQASSQPDYTMAWAEYYRQQAAYYGQTLGQAQAHSQEQ; from the exons ATGGCGGAGCTGGCGCAGGGGCAGAGCGCAGCGCCCGTGGGGATCAAGTCCGAAGGGTTCGTGGACGCTCTGCACCGGGTCCGGCAG ATTGCTGCTAAAATTGGAGATATTCCTCACTTGAATAACTCTACAACACTTGTGGACCCATCAGTCTACGGTTATGGAGTGCAGAAACGGCCCCTGGATGATGGAG TAGGTAACCAGTTAGGGGCCCTGGTACATCAAAG ggctgtAATAACAGAAGAATTCAAAGTGCCTGATAAAATGGTTGGATTTA TAATCGGCAGGGGAGGTGAACAGATCTCACGGATTCAGGCAGAGTCTGGCTGCAAAATTCAAATTGCTCCAG ACAGCGGTGGGATGCCCGAGAGGCCCTGTGTACTTACCGGGACACCAGAGAGCATTGA ACAAGCAAAACGGCTACTGGGGCAGATTGTAGATCGCTGTCGGAACGGACCTGGTTTTCACAACGATGTTGATGGCAACAGTACGATTCAGGAGATTTTGATCCCGGCATCCAAAGTGGGTCTAGTCATCGGCAAAGGAGGTGAAACAATAAAACAGTTGCAG GAGCGAACAGGTGTGAAAATGATTATGATCCAAGATGGTCCGTTGCCTACTGGAGCAGATAAACCTCTCCGTATTACTGGAGATGCATTTAAAGTACAG CAAGCGAGGGAAATGGTACTGGAGATCATCCGAGAGAAAGATCAGGCAGACTTCCGAGGCGTACGCAATGATTTCAGTTCTAGAATGGGAGGAGGCAGCATAGAG GTCTCTGTGCCCAGGTTTGCTGTTGGAATTGTGAtaggaagaaatggagaaatgatCAAAAAGATTCAGAATGATGCTGGAGTTAGGATTCAATTTAAACCAG ATGATGGGATTAGTTCTGAAAGAGTTGCACAGGTCATGGGGCTTCCTGATAGGTGTCAGCACGCAGCACACATCATCAGTGAGCTCATTCTCACAGCACAG GAACGAGATGGCTTTGGAAATCTGGCTGTCGCCCGAGGAAGAGGTCGTGGCCGTGGGGACTGGAGCGTTGGAACACCTGGGGGGATGCAGGAAATAACCTACACAGTGCCAGCCGATAAGTGTGGTCTCGTTATAGGCAAAG gtgGTGAGAACATCAAGAGCATAAATCAGCAGTCAGGAGCCCATGTTGAGCTCCAGAGAAACCCGCCTCCGAACACAGACCCTGGTGTACGAATATTCACAATCAGAGGAGTTCCCCAGCAAATCGAACTCGCTAGACATCTCATAGATGAGAAAGTTGGT GGTACCAGCATGGGTGGACCTGGAGGATTTGGTCAAAGTCCGTTCAGTCAAGCACCCGCTACGCCTCATCAAAA TGGTCCTCAGGCGTTCATGACGCAAGGTTGGGGCAGTACCTACCAGACGTGGCAGCAGCCTGGACAGCAAGTCCCAA gTCATGCTGCCAGTGCTGCTTCTCAGGCAAGTTCCCAGCCGGATTACACGATGGCTTGGGCAGAGTATTACAGACAGCAGGCTGCCTACTACGGGCAGACACTAGGGCAGGCTCAGGCCCACAGCCAG
- the FUBP3 gene encoding far upstream element-binding protein 3 isoform X16 translates to MELLFLSPAFGQAKRLLGQIVDRCRNGPGFHNDVDGNSTIQEILIPASKVGLVIGKGGETIKQLQERTGVKMIMIQDGPLPTGADKPLRITGDAFKVQQAREMVLEIIREKDQADFRGVRNDFSSRMGGGSIEVSVPRFAVGIVIGRNGEMIKKIQNDAGVRIQFKPDDGISSERVAQVMGLPDRCQHAAHIISELILTAQERDGFGNLAVARGRGRGRGDWSVGTPGGMQEITYTVPADKCGLVIGKGGENIKSINQQSGAHVELQRNPPPNTDPGVRIFTIRGVPQQIELARHLIDEKVGGTSMGGPGGFGQSPFSQAPATPHQNGPQAFMTQGWGSTYQTWQQPGQQVPSQQSQQQNSHPDYSKAWEEYFKKQTSSPLQNPFGPLLLVMVHVVLPLKALKSCCCASGEVLPWNHSRPRACAGSWPACGNIAHKKNGC, encoded by the exons ATGGAGctgctctttctctccccagcctttgg ACAAGCAAAACGGCTACTGGGGCAGATTGTAGATCGCTGTCGGAACGGACCTGGTTTTCACAACGATGTTGATGGCAACAGTACGATTCAGGAGATTTTGATCCCGGCATCCAAAGTGGGTCTAGTCATCGGCAAAGGAGGTGAAACAATAAAACAGTTGCAG GAGCGAACAGGTGTGAAAATGATTATGATCCAAGATGGTCCGTTGCCTACTGGAGCAGATAAACCTCTCCGTATTACTGGAGATGCATTTAAAGTACAG CAAGCGAGGGAAATGGTACTGGAGATCATCCGAGAGAAAGATCAGGCAGACTTCCGAGGCGTACGCAATGATTTCAGTTCTAGAATGGGAGGAGGCAGCATAGAG GTCTCTGTGCCCAGGTTTGCTGTTGGAATTGTGAtaggaagaaatggagaaatgatCAAAAAGATTCAGAATGATGCTGGAGTTAGGATTCAATTTAAACCAG ATGATGGGATTAGTTCTGAAAGAGTTGCACAGGTCATGGGGCTTCCTGATAGGTGTCAGCACGCAGCACACATCATCAGTGAGCTCATTCTCACAGCACAG GAACGAGATGGCTTTGGAAATCTGGCTGTCGCCCGAGGAAGAGGTCGTGGCCGTGGGGACTGGAGCGTTGGAACACCTGGGGGGATGCAGGAAATAACCTACACAGTGCCAGCCGATAAGTGTGGTCTCGTTATAGGCAAAG gtgGTGAGAACATCAAGAGCATAAATCAGCAGTCAGGAGCCCATGTTGAGCTCCAGAGAAACCCGCCTCCGAACACAGACCCTGGTGTACGAATATTCACAATCAGAGGAGTTCCCCAGCAAATCGAACTCGCTAGACATCTCATAGATGAGAAAGTTGGT GGTACCAGCATGGGTGGACCTGGAGGATTTGGTCAAAGTCCGTTCAGTCAAGCACCCGCTACGCCTCATCAAAA TGGTCCTCAGGCGTTCATGACGCAAGGTTGGGGCAGTACCTACCAGACGTGGCAGCAGCCTGGACAGCAAGTCCCAA GCCAacagagccagcagcagaacAGCCATCCCGATTACAGCAAAGCATGGGAGGAGTATTTCAAAAAACAGA CTTCCAGTCCTCTACAAAACCCCTTTGGTCCTCTCCTGTTGGTGATGGTGCATGTAGTTCTCCCGCTGAAAGCTCTCAAGTCGTGCTGTTGTGCCTCGGGAGAGGTGCTCCCATGGAACCACAGTAGACCTCGTGCCTGCGCTGGCAGTTGGCCTGCCTGTGGAAACATTGCACACAAGAAGAACGGATGCTAA
- the FUBP3 gene encoding far upstream element-binding protein 3 isoform X1: MAELAQGQSAAPVGIKSEGFVDALHRVRQIAAKIGDIPHLNNSTTLVDPSVYGYGVQKRPLDDGGLRVSGLHGAQIRDTERIGNQLGALVHQRAVITEEFKVPDKMVGFIIGRGGEQISRIQAESGCKIQIAPDSGGMPERPCVLTGTPESIEQAKRLLGQIVDRCRNGPGFHNDVDGNSTIQEILIPASKVGLVIGKGGETIKQLQERTGVKMIMIQDGPLPTGADKPLRITGDAFKVQQAREMVLEIIREKDQADFRGVRNDFSSRMGGGSIEVSVPRFAVGIVIGRNGEMIKKIQNDAGVRIQFKPDDGISSERVAQVMGLPDRCQHAAHIISELILTAQERDGFGNLAVARGRGRGRGDWSVGTPGGMQEITYTVPADKCGLVIGKGGENIKSINQQSGAHVELQRNPPPNTDPGVRIFTIRGVPQQIELARHLIDEKVGGTSMGGPGGFGQSPFSQAPATPHQNGPQAFMTQGWGSTYQTWQQPGQQVPSQQSQQQNSHPDYSKAWEEYFKKQTSSPLQNPFGPLLLVMVHVVLPLKALKSCCCASGEVLPWNHSRPRACAGSWPACGNIAHKKNGC, from the exons ATGGCGGAGCTGGCGCAGGGGCAGAGCGCAGCGCCCGTGGGGATCAAGTCCGAAGGGTTCGTGGACGCTCTGCACCGGGTCCGGCAG ATTGCTGCTAAAATTGGAGATATTCCTCACTTGAATAACTCTACAACACTTGTGGACCCATCAGTCTACGGTTATGGAGTGCAGAAACGGCCCCTGGATGATGGAG GTCTCCGTGTAAGTGGGCTCCATGGAGCACAGAtaagagacacagagagaa TAGGTAACCAGTTAGGGGCCCTGGTACATCAAAG ggctgtAATAACAGAAGAATTCAAAGTGCCTGATAAAATGGTTGGATTTA TAATCGGCAGGGGAGGTGAACAGATCTCACGGATTCAGGCAGAGTCTGGCTGCAAAATTCAAATTGCTCCAG ACAGCGGTGGGATGCCCGAGAGGCCCTGTGTACTTACCGGGACACCAGAGAGCATTGA ACAAGCAAAACGGCTACTGGGGCAGATTGTAGATCGCTGTCGGAACGGACCTGGTTTTCACAACGATGTTGATGGCAACAGTACGATTCAGGAGATTTTGATCCCGGCATCCAAAGTGGGTCTAGTCATCGGCAAAGGAGGTGAAACAATAAAACAGTTGCAG GAGCGAACAGGTGTGAAAATGATTATGATCCAAGATGGTCCGTTGCCTACTGGAGCAGATAAACCTCTCCGTATTACTGGAGATGCATTTAAAGTACAG CAAGCGAGGGAAATGGTACTGGAGATCATCCGAGAGAAAGATCAGGCAGACTTCCGAGGCGTACGCAATGATTTCAGTTCTAGAATGGGAGGAGGCAGCATAGAG GTCTCTGTGCCCAGGTTTGCTGTTGGAATTGTGAtaggaagaaatggagaaatgatCAAAAAGATTCAGAATGATGCTGGAGTTAGGATTCAATTTAAACCAG ATGATGGGATTAGTTCTGAAAGAGTTGCACAGGTCATGGGGCTTCCTGATAGGTGTCAGCACGCAGCACACATCATCAGTGAGCTCATTCTCACAGCACAG GAACGAGATGGCTTTGGAAATCTGGCTGTCGCCCGAGGAAGAGGTCGTGGCCGTGGGGACTGGAGCGTTGGAACACCTGGGGGGATGCAGGAAATAACCTACACAGTGCCAGCCGATAAGTGTGGTCTCGTTATAGGCAAAG gtgGTGAGAACATCAAGAGCATAAATCAGCAGTCAGGAGCCCATGTTGAGCTCCAGAGAAACCCGCCTCCGAACACAGACCCTGGTGTACGAATATTCACAATCAGAGGAGTTCCCCAGCAAATCGAACTCGCTAGACATCTCATAGATGAGAAAGTTGGT GGTACCAGCATGGGTGGACCTGGAGGATTTGGTCAAAGTCCGTTCAGTCAAGCACCCGCTACGCCTCATCAAAA TGGTCCTCAGGCGTTCATGACGCAAGGTTGGGGCAGTACCTACCAGACGTGGCAGCAGCCTGGACAGCAAGTCCCAA GCCAacagagccagcagcagaacAGCCATCCCGATTACAGCAAAGCATGGGAGGAGTATTTCAAAAAACAGA CTTCCAGTCCTCTACAAAACCCCTTTGGTCCTCTCCTGTTGGTGATGGTGCATGTAGTTCTCCCGCTGAAAGCTCTCAAGTCGTGCTGTTGTGCCTCGGGAGAGGTGCTCCCATGGAACCACAGTAGACCTCGTGCCTGCGCTGGCAGTTGGCCTGCCTGTGGAAACATTGCACACAAGAAGAACGGATGCTAA
- the FUBP3 gene encoding far upstream element-binding protein 3 isoform X6, translated as MAELAQGQSAAPVGIKSEGFVDALHRVRQIAAKIGDIPHLNNSTTLVDPSVYGYGVQKRPLDDGGLRVSGLHGAQIRDTERIGNQLGALVHQRAVITEEFKVPDKMVGFNSGGMPERPCVLTGTPESIEQAKRLLGQIVDRCRNGPGFHNDVDGNSTIQEILIPASKVGLVIGKGGETIKQLQERTGVKMIMIQDGPLPTGADKPLRITGDAFKVQQAREMVLEIIREKDQADFRGVRNDFSSRMGGGSIEVSVPRFAVGIVIGRNGEMIKKIQNDAGVRIQFKPDDGISSERVAQVMGLPDRCQHAAHIISELILTAQERDGFGNLAVARGRGRGRGDWSVGTPGGMQEITYTVPADKCGLVIGKGGENIKSINQQSGAHVELQRNPPPNTDPGVRIFTIRGVPQQIELARHLIDEKVGGTSMGGPGGFGQSPFSQAPATPHQNGPQAFMTQGWGSTYQTWQQPGQQVPSQQSQQQNSHPDYSKAWEEYFKKQTSSPLQNPFGPLLLVMVHVVLPLKALKSCCCASGEVLPWNHSRPRACAGSWPACGNIAHKKNGC; from the exons ATGGCGGAGCTGGCGCAGGGGCAGAGCGCAGCGCCCGTGGGGATCAAGTCCGAAGGGTTCGTGGACGCTCTGCACCGGGTCCGGCAG ATTGCTGCTAAAATTGGAGATATTCCTCACTTGAATAACTCTACAACACTTGTGGACCCATCAGTCTACGGTTATGGAGTGCAGAAACGGCCCCTGGATGATGGAG GTCTCCGTGTAAGTGGGCTCCATGGAGCACAGAtaagagacacagagagaa TAGGTAACCAGTTAGGGGCCCTGGTACATCAAAG ggctgtAATAACAGAAGAATTCAAAGTGCCTGATAAAATGGTTGGATTTA ACAGCGGTGGGATGCCCGAGAGGCCCTGTGTACTTACCGGGACACCAGAGAGCATTGA ACAAGCAAAACGGCTACTGGGGCAGATTGTAGATCGCTGTCGGAACGGACCTGGTTTTCACAACGATGTTGATGGCAACAGTACGATTCAGGAGATTTTGATCCCGGCATCCAAAGTGGGTCTAGTCATCGGCAAAGGAGGTGAAACAATAAAACAGTTGCAG GAGCGAACAGGTGTGAAAATGATTATGATCCAAGATGGTCCGTTGCCTACTGGAGCAGATAAACCTCTCCGTATTACTGGAGATGCATTTAAAGTACAG CAAGCGAGGGAAATGGTACTGGAGATCATCCGAGAGAAAGATCAGGCAGACTTCCGAGGCGTACGCAATGATTTCAGTTCTAGAATGGGAGGAGGCAGCATAGAG GTCTCTGTGCCCAGGTTTGCTGTTGGAATTGTGAtaggaagaaatggagaaatgatCAAAAAGATTCAGAATGATGCTGGAGTTAGGATTCAATTTAAACCAG ATGATGGGATTAGTTCTGAAAGAGTTGCACAGGTCATGGGGCTTCCTGATAGGTGTCAGCACGCAGCACACATCATCAGTGAGCTCATTCTCACAGCACAG GAACGAGATGGCTTTGGAAATCTGGCTGTCGCCCGAGGAAGAGGTCGTGGCCGTGGGGACTGGAGCGTTGGAACACCTGGGGGGATGCAGGAAATAACCTACACAGTGCCAGCCGATAAGTGTGGTCTCGTTATAGGCAAAG gtgGTGAGAACATCAAGAGCATAAATCAGCAGTCAGGAGCCCATGTTGAGCTCCAGAGAAACCCGCCTCCGAACACAGACCCTGGTGTACGAATATTCACAATCAGAGGAGTTCCCCAGCAAATCGAACTCGCTAGACATCTCATAGATGAGAAAGTTGGT GGTACCAGCATGGGTGGACCTGGAGGATTTGGTCAAAGTCCGTTCAGTCAAGCACCCGCTACGCCTCATCAAAA TGGTCCTCAGGCGTTCATGACGCAAGGTTGGGGCAGTACCTACCAGACGTGGCAGCAGCCTGGACAGCAAGTCCCAA GCCAacagagccagcagcagaacAGCCATCCCGATTACAGCAAAGCATGGGAGGAGTATTTCAAAAAACAGA CTTCCAGTCCTCTACAAAACCCCTTTGGTCCTCTCCTGTTGGTGATGGTGCATGTAGTTCTCCCGCTGAAAGCTCTCAAGTCGTGCTGTTGTGCCTCGGGAGAGGTGCTCCCATGGAACCACAGTAGACCTCGTGCCTGCGCTGGCAGTTGGCCTGCCTGTGGAAACATTGCACACAAGAAGAACGGATGCTAA
- the FUBP3 gene encoding far upstream element-binding protein 3 isoform X4, giving the protein MAELAQGQSAAPVGIKSEGFVDALHRVRQIAAKIGDIPHLNNSTTLVDPSVYGYGVQKRPLDDGGNQLGALVHQRAVITEEFKVPDKMVGFIIGRGGEQISRIQAESGCKIQIAPDSGGMPERPCVLTGTPESIEQAKRLLGQIVDRCRNGPGFHNDVDGNSTIQEILIPASKVGLVIGKGGETIKQLQERTGVKMIMIQDGPLPTGADKPLRITGDAFKVQQAREMVLEIIREKDQADFRGVRNDFSSRMGGGSIEVSVPRFAVGIVIGRNGEMIKKIQNDAGVRIQFKPDDGISSERVAQVMGLPDRCQHAAHIISELILTAQERDGFGNLAVARGRGRGRGDWSVGTPGGMQEITYTVPADKCGLVIGKGGENIKSINQQSGAHVELQRNPPPNTDPGVRIFTIRGVPQQIELARHLIDEKVGGTSMGGPGGFGQSPFSQAPATPHQNGPQAFMTQGWGSTYQTWQQPGQQVPSQQSQQQNSHPDYSKAWEEYFKKQTSSPLQNPFGPLLLVMVHVVLPLKALKSCCCASGEVLPWNHSRPRACAGSWPACGNIAHKKNGC; this is encoded by the exons ATGGCGGAGCTGGCGCAGGGGCAGAGCGCAGCGCCCGTGGGGATCAAGTCCGAAGGGTTCGTGGACGCTCTGCACCGGGTCCGGCAG ATTGCTGCTAAAATTGGAGATATTCCTCACTTGAATAACTCTACAACACTTGTGGACCCATCAGTCTACGGTTATGGAGTGCAGAAACGGCCCCTGGATGATGGAG GTAACCAGTTAGGGGCCCTGGTACATCAAAG ggctgtAATAACAGAAGAATTCAAAGTGCCTGATAAAATGGTTGGATTTA TAATCGGCAGGGGAGGTGAACAGATCTCACGGATTCAGGCAGAGTCTGGCTGCAAAATTCAAATTGCTCCAG ACAGCGGTGGGATGCCCGAGAGGCCCTGTGTACTTACCGGGACACCAGAGAGCATTGA ACAAGCAAAACGGCTACTGGGGCAGATTGTAGATCGCTGTCGGAACGGACCTGGTTTTCACAACGATGTTGATGGCAACAGTACGATTCAGGAGATTTTGATCCCGGCATCCAAAGTGGGTCTAGTCATCGGCAAAGGAGGTGAAACAATAAAACAGTTGCAG GAGCGAACAGGTGTGAAAATGATTATGATCCAAGATGGTCCGTTGCCTACTGGAGCAGATAAACCTCTCCGTATTACTGGAGATGCATTTAAAGTACAG CAAGCGAGGGAAATGGTACTGGAGATCATCCGAGAGAAAGATCAGGCAGACTTCCGAGGCGTACGCAATGATTTCAGTTCTAGAATGGGAGGAGGCAGCATAGAG GTCTCTGTGCCCAGGTTTGCTGTTGGAATTGTGAtaggaagaaatggagaaatgatCAAAAAGATTCAGAATGATGCTGGAGTTAGGATTCAATTTAAACCAG ATGATGGGATTAGTTCTGAAAGAGTTGCACAGGTCATGGGGCTTCCTGATAGGTGTCAGCACGCAGCACACATCATCAGTGAGCTCATTCTCACAGCACAG GAACGAGATGGCTTTGGAAATCTGGCTGTCGCCCGAGGAAGAGGTCGTGGCCGTGGGGACTGGAGCGTTGGAACACCTGGGGGGATGCAGGAAATAACCTACACAGTGCCAGCCGATAAGTGTGGTCTCGTTATAGGCAAAG gtgGTGAGAACATCAAGAGCATAAATCAGCAGTCAGGAGCCCATGTTGAGCTCCAGAGAAACCCGCCTCCGAACACAGACCCTGGTGTACGAATATTCACAATCAGAGGAGTTCCCCAGCAAATCGAACTCGCTAGACATCTCATAGATGAGAAAGTTGGT GGTACCAGCATGGGTGGACCTGGAGGATTTGGTCAAAGTCCGTTCAGTCAAGCACCCGCTACGCCTCATCAAAA TGGTCCTCAGGCGTTCATGACGCAAGGTTGGGGCAGTACCTACCAGACGTGGCAGCAGCCTGGACAGCAAGTCCCAA GCCAacagagccagcagcagaacAGCCATCCCGATTACAGCAAAGCATGGGAGGAGTATTTCAAAAAACAGA CTTCCAGTCCTCTACAAAACCCCTTTGGTCCTCTCCTGTTGGTGATGGTGCATGTAGTTCTCCCGCTGAAAGCTCTCAAGTCGTGCTGTTGTGCCTCGGGAGAGGTGCTCCCATGGAACCACAGTAGACCTCGTGCCTGCGCTGGCAGTTGGCCTGCCTGTGGAAACATTGCACACAAGAAGAACGGATGCTAA